A single Triticum dicoccoides isolate Atlit2015 ecotype Zavitan chromosome 2A, WEW_v2.0, whole genome shotgun sequence DNA region contains:
- the LOC119356801 gene encoding endonuclease 2-like translates to MGLLLLLQVLLAAAAARAPAAQAWGKEGHYMTCKITDGFLTSEASAAVKELLPSWANGELAEVCAWADKQRFRYRWSSPLHFADTPGDCNFSYARDCHDTKGNKDVCVVGAINNYTAALEDPSSPYDRTESLMFLAHFVGDVHQPLHCGHVDDLGGNTIKLRWYRRKSNLHHVWDSDVITQAMKDFYNRDQDTMIEAIQRNITEEWSSEEKQWEACGSQTKITCAEKYAKESALLACDAYEGVEEGDTLRDEYYFRALPVVEKRIAQGGVRLAVILNQIFSGKNSRLQSM, encoded by the exons AtggggttgctgctgctgcttcaggTGCtcctggccgcggcggcggcgagggccccGGCGGCGCAGGCGTGGGGCAAGGAGGGGCACTACATGACCTGCAAGATCACCGAC GGTTTCCTGACGAGCGAGGCGTCGGCGGCGGTGAAGGAGCTCCTGCCGTCGTGGGCCAACGGCGAGCTCGCGGAGGTGTGCGCGTGGGCGGACAAGCAGCGCTTCCGGTACCGGTGGTCCAGCCCCCTCCACTTCGCCGACACCCCCGGCGACTGCAACTTCAGCTACGCCA GGGACTGCCACGACACCAAGGGGAACAAGGACGTGTGCGTGGTTGGAGCCATCAACAATTACACCGCCGCGCTGGAGGACCCGTCCAGCCCat ATGATCGGACGGAGAGCCTGATGTTCCTGGCGCACTTCGTGGGTGacgtccaccagccgctgcactgcGGCCACGTCGACGACCTCGGCGGCAACACCATCAAACTCCGCTGGTACAGGAGGAAGAGCAACCTGCACCAC GTGTGGGACTCTGACGTGATCACACAGGCCATGAAGGACTTTTACAACAGGGACCAAGACACCATGATCGAGGCCATCCAGCGCAACATCACC GAGGAGTGGTCCAGCGAGGAGAAGCAGTGGGAGGCCTGCGGCAGCCAAACCAAGATCACCTGCGCCGAAAA GTACGCCAAGGAGAGCGCATTGCTGGCCTGCGACGCGTACGAGGGCGTCGAGGAAGGCGACACCTTAAGAG ACGAATATTACTTCCGGGCGCTGCCGGTTGTTGAGAAGAGGATCGCTCAGGGGGGCGTGAGGCTGGCGGTGATCCTTAACCAGATCTTCAGTGGGAAGAATAGCAGGCTGCAGAGCATGTGA